The Candidatus Eisenbacteria bacterium region CTGGCGCCCGGCGACCCCGAGATCGTGCGCTTCGACGTGCAGGCGGGCGGACGTGCCGAGGGCGGGCGCGGCCCCCGATGAGGGCCGTCCTCTTCGGCACGTACGATCGGGACCACAGCGCGAATCGCCTCTTGCGCGACGCGCTCGCCGCGGCGGGCATCGAGGTGACCGAGCTGCATGAGCCACTGTGGGAGGAGACGCGAGAGAAGGCGCGCGGCTACTTCGGCGCGAGCTCGCTCGCGCGGCTCGGCGTTCGCTACGCCGCGGCCGCCCGGCGGCTCGCGCGTCGGTGGCGCACGGCGCGCGAGGGCGAGCCGCCGCTCGTCGTCGTCGGCTTCGGCGGGCAGCTCGACGTGCTCGTCGCCGCGCGTCTGTGCCGCCCCCGCCGCGGCCTCCTGTTCGCGCCGCTCGTGAGCCTGACCGAGACGCTGGTCGAGGACCGCGCCGTCTTTCGTGCCGGCGGCGCGCGCGCGCGTGCCGCGCTCGCGCTCGACCGGGCGACCTGGCGCCGCGCCGACCTCGTGCTCGCCGACACGGCTGCGCACGCGACCTACCTCGCGGAGCTCGGTGCCGCGCGCGATCGGCTCGGCGTGTGGCATCTCGGCGCCGAGCCGGAGTTCTGGGCGCCGGTCGCGGCCCCGGTCGATCCGCGGCGCGTCCTGTTCGTCGGCCGCTGCGTCCCCCTGCACGGTCTCACGACGATCGTCGGGGCGGCGGCGCGCCTCGGCGAGCGCGCCCGGCTGGTCGTGATCGGACGCGGTCCGGAGCGGGCCG contains the following coding sequences:
- a CDS encoding glycosyltransferase — translated: MRAVLFGTYDRDHSANRLLRDALAAAGIEVTELHEPLWEETREKARGYFGASSLARLGVRYAAAARRLARRWRTAREGEPPLVVVGFGGQLDVLVAARLCRPRRGLLFAPLVSLTETLVEDRAVFRAGGARARAALALDRATWRRADLVLADTAAHATYLAELGAARDRLGVWHLGAEPEFWAPVAAPVDPRRVLFVGRCVPLHGLTTIVGAAARLGERARLVVIGRGPERAAAEARALELGVAVEWRDEVPLADLPGELARAAVVLGVFGAGRKAEMVVPNKVYQAAAVGRPLVTRDGSALREVLAPGEHCLVCPPGDAGALAAAIARLLDDPGRAAALGAAARTHLAREWSPARQAARLGALVTERFAPSPAPGRRLAAAR